In Microbacterium enclense, one genomic interval encodes:
- a CDS encoding thiamine-binding protein — protein sequence MLVAFSVAPSGTGRLSAENPDASVHDAVAAAVAIVRASGLPHRTTSMFTEIEGEWDEVFAVVKRATDAVLPYGSRVSLVLKADIRPGHTGEIDGKIERLERAIDDAAGE from the coding sequence ATGCTCGTCGCCTTCTCCGTCGCCCCCTCCGGCACCGGCCGCCTGTCCGCCGAGAACCCCGACGCGTCGGTGCACGACGCCGTGGCCGCCGCCGTCGCGATCGTCCGGGCGTCCGGACTGCCCCACCGCACGACCTCGATGTTCACGGAGATCGAGGGGGAGTGGGACGAGGTCTTCGCCGTCGTCAAGCGTGCCACCGATGCGGTTCTTCCCTACGGCTCGCGGGTGTCGCTCGTGCTCAAGGCCGACATCCGGCCGGGGCACACGGGCGAGATCGACGGCAAGATCGAGCGCCTCGAGCGGGCGATCGACGACGCCGCCGGGGAGTGA
- a CDS encoding FtsK/SpoIIIE domain-containing protein has translation MRLLIAIDDDEQVVDLARHRSQATLAELVEAATGRELAPDTLVAVDAQRYPASTVLSELLLLEGTRIALSETRRPKPAADWTATLAGGLQAGPVVDVPRGRALVAGRSPHADVILPTTSASWEHFSATRADDDLRVSDRGSTNGTLIDGTATDEEGTVVDGPAVITAGGATVLLRPSIEEAAAPEPGSLHNITPAATAPFNRPPRPGRPPEPDPITPPTRKDVPPASKFSIITVAAPLVLAFAMVLILGDARYALFAALSPILGVGMWFEQKRRYTKNVKEEDERFTQALQTLRDDIATAGQAEKRRRMDAIPDPATTLRRAALPATTLWQRRAGSSDLLALHAGIGDVPWRPAIDERAGSRLADEVREIFDTAAIPAAPVEIDLTAGGVVGIVGDRDGALALARSLVVQAGIHVGPADLTVGVFCDAGRSPDWAWAGWLPHTRRQGTGTQERWMSDNRERSTDLLRGLRDGIHDLPTAAALLVLDSDVLTEGRNAPARELLGHGRPDGATTLSRDRQGVQVSGIVIASSEEQLPAACTVVVRVAPDAAATVTRPGDLVTVDDVILAGIDVDTAAAGARDVARFDDPELVVPGAALPGLVRLPPLLGIDEVTATSVRELWANARGITAPIGTGEGGTMELDLVHDGPHGLVGGTTGSGKSEFLRSLVAGLALRNDPTRLSFILIDFKGGAAFTACERLPHTIGTISNLDEQLADRALRSLEAEMRRRQRIFAAAGEGVDNLDAYLATKPAEPMPRLLLVVDEFAMLAKDFPDVLSSLVSVAAVGRTLGVHMILATQRPAGVVNDDILANTNLRVALRVQSRDDSINVIGVPAASAIGRAQRGRAYIKRGQDDIAPVQTALVTGQSERAVVEAVELQPVTFAGVAPAGRTTVVDESATDLDVVIDAIRAAADEAGIPAPRPVWPEALGARVPLAGFADDPADTGVPAVGGVEGADVRFALADEPDSQRQVPAGWNLSRGNLLAVGIPGSGTSTALSSIALTLASTTHPDDLDILVLDAGARDLAPLADLPHTVAYVGAGAGAREQQARFLRHLRAELERRRADEGQRRRAIVLIDGLAALRDEFQDHEGQQLLDGLYRAYADGPELGLHFAVSTTRAKAVPSAIDEVTTQKWMFRLADPYDYTSAGLRPKDAPASVPGRCVLAESARQAHVATPAGELVAAVASVRATYADAPAKAPVVGRLPEQVGVADLGVAADLSAEPWRLPIGIAETDLAPAFLEVYEGEHVLVAGPARSGKSTLLLAIAQALRTTPDATAPVAVWGVCGRRSPLATADLDRVVVGADDLPALVASVRLETGPVVILVDDAESFDDADQSLAGLLTMTNPHVLVIAAGRSADLRAQYSGWTKTLRKSRCGVLLQPDVDYDGDLLGVTLPRRAPVAVTTGRGYACVAGAARFVQAAGPSVAVPAG, from the coding sequence ATGCGTCTGCTGATCGCGATCGACGATGACGAGCAGGTGGTGGACCTCGCCCGTCACCGCAGCCAGGCGACCCTGGCAGAGCTCGTCGAGGCGGCGACCGGGCGCGAGCTCGCGCCCGACACCCTCGTCGCGGTCGACGCGCAGCGGTATCCGGCATCCACCGTGCTGAGCGAGCTGCTGCTGCTGGAGGGAACGCGGATCGCCCTCTCGGAGACCCGGCGCCCGAAGCCCGCCGCGGACTGGACGGCGACGCTCGCGGGTGGCCTGCAGGCCGGGCCCGTCGTCGACGTCCCGCGCGGGCGCGCGCTCGTCGCGGGTCGTTCGCCGCACGCCGACGTCATCCTGCCCACCACGAGCGCGTCGTGGGAGCACTTCTCCGCGACGCGTGCCGACGACGACCTGCGAGTCAGCGACCGGGGGTCGACGAACGGCACCCTCATCGACGGTACGGCCACCGACGAGGAGGGGACCGTCGTCGACGGACCCGCCGTGATCACCGCGGGAGGCGCCACGGTCCTGTTGCGCCCGTCGATCGAAGAGGCGGCCGCCCCCGAGCCCGGCTCGCTGCACAACATCACCCCGGCCGCCACGGCGCCCTTCAACCGGCCCCCGCGTCCCGGACGCCCGCCCGAGCCCGACCCCATCACCCCGCCGACGCGCAAAGACGTGCCCCCGGCATCGAAATTCAGCATCATCACGGTGGCGGCTCCACTCGTCCTGGCCTTCGCGATGGTGCTGATCCTCGGCGACGCGCGGTACGCGCTGTTCGCCGCGCTCAGCCCGATCCTCGGCGTCGGCATGTGGTTCGAGCAGAAGCGTCGCTACACCAAGAACGTCAAAGAAGAAGACGAACGTTTCACGCAGGCTCTGCAGACGCTGCGCGACGACATCGCCACGGCGGGCCAGGCCGAGAAGCGCCGGCGGATGGATGCCATCCCGGATCCGGCGACGACGCTGCGCCGCGCGGCCCTGCCCGCCACCACGCTCTGGCAGCGGCGGGCGGGCTCTTCCGACCTTCTCGCGCTGCACGCCGGGATCGGCGACGTCCCGTGGCGTCCCGCGATCGACGAGCGGGCCGGGTCGCGGCTCGCCGACGAGGTGCGCGAGATCTTCGACACCGCCGCGATCCCCGCAGCCCCGGTCGAGATCGACCTGACGGCCGGGGGCGTGGTGGGCATCGTGGGCGACCGCGACGGCGCTCTCGCCCTGGCGCGGAGTCTCGTCGTCCAGGCCGGCATCCACGTCGGCCCCGCCGACCTCACGGTGGGCGTGTTCTGCGACGCGGGTCGCTCCCCCGACTGGGCGTGGGCGGGCTGGCTCCCGCACACCCGCCGCCAGGGCACCGGCACCCAGGAGCGGTGGATGTCCGACAACCGCGAACGCAGCACCGACCTGCTGCGCGGTCTGCGCGACGGCATCCACGATCTGCCGACCGCCGCCGCCCTGCTCGTGCTCGACTCCGACGTGCTCACCGAGGGCCGTAACGCCCCCGCCCGAGAGCTCCTCGGCCACGGCCGCCCCGACGGGGCGACCACGCTTTCGCGCGACCGGCAGGGCGTGCAGGTCTCGGGCATCGTCATCGCGTCCTCCGAGGAGCAGCTCCCCGCCGCCTGCACCGTCGTGGTGCGGGTCGCCCCGGATGCCGCGGCGACGGTCACCCGTCCGGGAGACCTCGTGACGGTCGACGACGTCATCCTCGCGGGCATCGACGTCGACACCGCCGCCGCCGGCGCCCGAGACGTCGCGCGCTTCGACGACCCCGAGCTGGTCGTCCCCGGCGCAGCTCTGCCGGGACTCGTTCGTCTTCCTCCTCTGCTCGGCATCGACGAGGTGACGGCGACGTCCGTTCGCGAGCTGTGGGCTAACGCTCGTGGCATCACCGCGCCGATCGGCACCGGCGAGGGCGGGACGATGGAACTCGACCTCGTCCACGACGGCCCGCACGGCCTCGTCGGAGGCACGACCGGGTCGGGCAAGAGCGAGTTCCTGCGCTCGCTCGTCGCGGGCCTCGCCCTGCGCAACGACCCCACGCGCTTGAGCTTCATCCTCATCGACTTCAAGGGCGGTGCCGCCTTCACCGCGTGCGAGCGGCTGCCGCACACGATCGGCACGATCAGCAACCTCGACGAGCAGCTGGCGGACCGCGCGCTCCGCTCCCTCGAAGCCGAGATGCGCCGGCGTCAGCGCATCTTCGCCGCCGCGGGTGAGGGCGTCGACAACCTCGACGCCTACCTGGCGACCAAGCCGGCCGAACCGATGCCGCGCCTTCTGCTGGTGGTCGACGAGTTCGCGATGCTGGCGAAGGACTTCCCCGACGTCCTCTCCTCGCTCGTGAGCGTCGCGGCCGTCGGCCGCACCCTCGGCGTCCACATGATCTTGGCGACGCAACGCCCCGCCGGCGTCGTCAACGACGACATCCTGGCGAACACGAACCTGCGCGTCGCCCTGCGCGTGCAGAGCCGTGACGACTCGATCAACGTCATCGGCGTCCCCGCGGCCTCGGCGATCGGCCGGGCCCAGCGCGGTCGCGCCTACATCAAGCGTGGGCAGGACGACATCGCGCCCGTGCAGACGGCCCTCGTCACCGGGCAGTCCGAGCGCGCGGTCGTCGAAGCGGTCGAGTTGCAGCCGGTCACGTTCGCCGGGGTGGCTCCGGCGGGCCGTACGACCGTGGTCGACGAGTCGGCGACCGACCTCGACGTCGTGATCGACGCGATCCGCGCCGCGGCCGACGAGGCGGGGATCCCCGCCCCCCGGCCCGTCTGGCCCGAGGCCCTCGGTGCCCGTGTGCCGCTCGCGGGGTTCGCCGACGATCCCGCCGACACCGGTGTCCCCGCCGTGGGCGGCGTCGAGGGCGCGGACGTGCGCTTCGCCCTCGCCGACGAACCCGACAGCCAGCGCCAGGTCCCCGCCGGGTGGAACCTCTCGCGGGGAAACCTCCTCGCCGTCGGCATCCCGGGCAGTGGCACGAGCACCGCGCTGTCGTCGATCGCCCTCACCCTGGCATCCACGACGCACCCCGACGACCTCGACATCCTCGTCCTCGACGCCGGAGCGCGCGATCTGGCACCCCTCGCCGACCTCCCCCACACCGTCGCGTACGTCGGCGCCGGGGCGGGCGCACGTGAGCAGCAGGCGCGGTTCCTCCGGCACCTCCGCGCCGAGCTGGAACGCCGTCGCGCCGATGAGGGTCAGCGCCGCCGTGCGATCGTCCTCATCGACGGCCTGGCGGCGCTGCGCGACGAGTTCCAGGATCATGAGGGCCAGCAGCTCCTCGACGGGCTGTACCGCGCGTACGCCGACGGACCCGAGCTGGGCCTGCATTTCGCGGTGTCGACCACGCGGGCGAAGGCCGTTCCCTCGGCGATCGACGAGGTCACCACTCAGAAGTGGATGTTCCGCCTCGCCGACCCCTACGACTACACCTCAGCGGGCCTGCGCCCGAAGGACGCCCCCGCGTCCGTCCCGGGTCGGTGCGTCCTCGCCGAATCGGCACGTCAGGCGCACGTCGCCACGCCCGCCGGTGAACTGGTCGCGGCCGTTGCGAGCGTGCGGGCGACCTACGCCGACGCGCCCGCCAAGGCCCCCGTGGTCGGGCGCCTCCCCGAGCAGGTCGGCGTCGCCGATCTCGGTGTCGCAGCCGACCTGAGCGCCGAGCCCTGGCGCCTTCCCATCGGCATCGCCGAGACCGACCTCGCCCCCGCCTTCCTCGAGGTGTACGAGGGCGAGCACGTCCTCGTGGCCGGACCGGCGCGCTCGGGCAAGTCGACCCTCCTCCTCGCGATCGCGCAGGCCCTTCGGACGACTCCGGATGCCACGGCCCCCGTGGCCGTGTGGGGTGTCTGCGGTCGACGCTCGCCGTTGGCCACGGCCGACCTCGACCGAGTGGTCGTAGGGGCCGACGACCTCCCGGCGCTCGTGGCATCCGTCCGTCTCGAGACCGGGCCGGTCGTGATCCTCGTCGATGACGCGGAGTCGTTCGACGATGCGGATCAGTCGCTCGCGGGGCTCCTCACGATGACGAACCCGCACGTGCTGGTGATCGCGGCGGGCCGATCCGCCGACCTCCGCGCGCAGTACTCGGGGTGGACGAAGACCCTGCGCAAGTCGCGCTGTGGAGTGCTGTTGCAGCCCGACGTGGACTACGACGGCGACCTGCTGGGGGTCACGCTCCCCCGTCGCGCCCCCGTGGCCGTGACGACGGGACGCGGCTACGCGTGCGTCGCGGGCGCGGCGCGCTTCGTCCAGGCGGCCGGTCCCTCGGTCGCTGTCCCCGCGGGCTGA
- a CDS encoding ABC transporter substrate-binding protein yields MKRRTTALIATGAAVVLVAAGFTTWSLTRPTEAQAVGSIPVAISASVPDDLTIGVIVSLSSTPGEGSEWKDAANGAIVAAKRLALGVHEVTVRAVDDKGTPDGARAAAQQLVDDGAAGIVVATSGTHVGGAVEVARSAGVPAVLPYATDGALAGDGVWLTGPTTDAISEALPTALGGASSVLLVDAGYGTPTGFSPAAIVPFAAGGDVAAFRSAIAAARESRPLDAVVINGPASTQASVVQLLQTDDADLPIVVTPEATAPAFSEALVAAGGTLSTELTTVGAGWDDTVALSSDVDGRAMSAFLAGVRVVADDSSTTTLFEDRSFSSVAAVADSRSHDATVLLALAAASANSTEPAEVATALKTLKVDAVDGIAGPALDGAQPMALVPAIAPLYSADQNLGLRPLPSGTTAPLVWFAGQAG; encoded by the coding sequence GTGAAGCGTCGCACCACCGCCCTCATCGCCACCGGTGCGGCGGTCGTCCTCGTCGCGGCCGGGTTCACGACCTGGTCGTTGACCCGCCCGACCGAAGCGCAAGCCGTCGGCTCGATCCCGGTGGCCATCTCGGCATCCGTCCCGGACGACCTGACCATCGGCGTGATCGTCTCGCTGTCGTCCACCCCGGGCGAGGGGTCGGAGTGGAAGGACGCCGCCAACGGCGCGATCGTCGCCGCGAAGCGCCTGGCCCTCGGTGTCCACGAGGTCACCGTGCGGGCCGTCGACGACAAGGGCACCCCCGACGGTGCGCGCGCGGCCGCCCAGCAGCTGGTCGACGACGGGGCCGCGGGCATCGTCGTGGCGACCAGCGGAACCCACGTCGGCGGCGCCGTCGAGGTCGCCCGTTCCGCGGGCGTGCCCGCCGTCCTGCCGTACGCGACCGACGGCGCTCTCGCCGGCGACGGCGTGTGGCTGACGGGCCCGACGACGGATGCCATCAGCGAAGCGCTCCCCACGGCTCTCGGCGGCGCGAGCTCGGTCCTGCTCGTCGACGCGGGCTACGGCACCCCGACGGGCTTCTCCCCCGCCGCGATCGTGCCTTTCGCGGCCGGAGGCGACGTGGCCGCCTTCCGCTCCGCCATCGCGGCCGCGCGCGAGTCGCGCCCTCTCGACGCGGTGGTGATCAACGGTCCCGCCTCGACGCAGGCGAGTGTCGTCCAGCTCCTTCAGACCGACGACGCCGATCTGCCGATCGTCGTGACCCCCGAGGCCACCGCTCCCGCGTTCTCGGAGGCTCTGGTCGCCGCCGGCGGCACGCTCTCGACCGAGCTGACCACGGTCGGCGCGGGGTGGGACGACACCGTCGCCCTCTCGTCCGACGTCGACGGGCGCGCGATGTCGGCGTTCCTCGCGGGTGTCCGTGTCGTGGCCGACGACTCCTCGACGACGACGTTGTTCGAGGACCGCTCCTTCTCCTCGGTGGCCGCCGTGGCCGACTCGCGCAGCCACGACGCCACGGTTCTGCTGGCCCTCGCCGCCGCCTCCGCGAACAGCACGGAGCCCGCCGAGGTCGCGACCGCGCTGAAGACCCTGAAGGTCGACGCGGTCGACGGCATCGCCGGTCCCGCTCTCGACGGCGCCCAGCCCATGGCACTCGTCCCCGCGATCGCGCCCCTGTACTCGGCCGATCAGAACCTGGGTCTGCGCCCCCTTCCCTCCGGTACCACGGCGCCCTTGGTGTGGTTCGCCGGACAGGCCGGCTGA
- a CDS encoding protein kinase, with product MEPEIGEALGASYRFVDRIGSGAAGEVWRVRDVRDESMRAAKILRREHAQDAELVERFIRERTVLTRLRHPHVVAVRDLVVEGERLAIVMDLVEGGSLRDALDAHGTLSPADAVAVTATVLDALAAAHAIGTVHRDIKPDNVLLARDPATDDEATDTADPGAAVRVVDFGIARVIDERRRSTTAIIGTPEYMSPELVTVGEAGPPSDVYATGILLYELLSGRTPFAGPGTDFTVAYRHVSAEVPRLDVTDDLWRVLHRLLEKAPTERPSAAEAAESLRRLRASVADLPALTPLAAPTDFAEAERPATVLRGVAPPTPEPVAVAADEPAPDLGAAGQATVLRPMPRREAPAPVEPAAAGKTSPWTRMPRGRVLWIAGAAVVAVAAVGAFFLLRPSAGEAAPATAGPVVTASQQDRALPTGLTVSRSVSYDPAKRIATVTIEYGAQNAPLGGPFLEVLPGAAESDACPAATWADATVTRNQASVTGISVPCGWSVEGLDVPAQDAVTVTAQVSIALDGQEAVDAWLKSAAAATSEAVSDSEVSGAAYPVQRLRDIQVTTPSRTVGGTALPVTLLPVWPSGADPVNPLFTSPSVGEASTMLDAVAGGTSGVRFSDGCAGALTVSSDGLVVTALSVAPDCTVRARVGNFTDLVSPPFGITTR from the coding sequence GTGGAACCGGAGATCGGTGAGGCGCTGGGAGCCTCGTACCGTTTCGTCGACCGGATCGGATCCGGTGCCGCGGGCGAGGTCTGGCGCGTCCGCGACGTGCGTGACGAGTCGATGCGCGCCGCGAAGATCCTTCGCCGCGAGCACGCGCAGGATGCCGAGCTCGTCGAGCGCTTCATCCGCGAGCGCACCGTGCTCACGCGGCTGCGCCACCCCCACGTGGTCGCCGTGCGCGACCTCGTGGTCGAGGGCGAGCGGCTCGCGATCGTCATGGACCTCGTCGAGGGCGGAAGCCTCCGAGACGCCCTCGACGCCCACGGCACGCTCTCTCCCGCCGACGCCGTCGCGGTGACCGCGACCGTTCTCGACGCCCTGGCCGCCGCACACGCCATCGGCACCGTGCACCGTGACATCAAGCCCGACAACGTCCTCCTCGCCCGCGACCCCGCGACCGACGACGAGGCCACCGACACGGCCGATCCCGGGGCCGCGGTGCGCGTGGTCGACTTCGGCATCGCGCGCGTGATCGACGAGCGCCGTCGCTCGACGACCGCGATCATCGGCACGCCCGAGTACATGTCGCCCGAACTGGTCACGGTCGGCGAGGCCGGACCTCCCAGCGACGTCTACGCCACCGGCATCCTGCTGTACGAGCTCCTGTCCGGGCGCACGCCGTTCGCGGGGCCCGGAACCGACTTCACCGTCGCGTACCGGCATGTGAGCGCCGAGGTCCCGCGCCTCGACGTCACCGACGATCTGTGGCGGGTCCTGCACCGCCTCCTCGAGAAGGCGCCGACGGAACGTCCCTCCGCGGCAGAGGCCGCCGAGAGCCTGCGTCGACTGCGCGCGTCCGTCGCGGACCTGCCCGCCCTCACCCCGCTCGCCGCGCCGACCGACTTCGCCGAGGCCGAGCGTCCGGCCACGGTGCTGCGCGGAGTGGCTCCCCCGACGCCGGAACCGGTCGCGGTCGCCGCCGACGAGCCCGCCCCGGATCTCGGTGCCGCGGGGCAGGCGACGGTCCTCCGGCCGATGCCGCGGCGCGAGGCACCGGCGCCCGTCGAGCCCGCCGCGGCCGGCAAGACGTCACCGTGGACCCGGATGCCGCGCGGTCGCGTTCTCTGGATCGCCGGAGCCGCGGTGGTCGCGGTGGCCGCGGTCGGCGCGTTCTTCCTGCTCCGCCCGTCCGCCGGAGAGGCGGCGCCCGCCACGGCCGGCCCCGTCGTGACGGCGAGCCAGCAGGACCGCGCGCTGCCCACGGGACTCACCGTCAGCCGCTCGGTCAGCTACGACCCGGCGAAGCGGATCGCGACCGTCACGATCGAGTACGGCGCCCAGAACGCCCCCCTCGGCGGACCGTTCCTCGAGGTGCTCCCGGGGGCCGCGGAGTCGGACGCCTGCCCGGCCGCCACCTGGGCGGACGCGACGGTCACCCGCAATCAGGCGAGCGTGACCGGCATCTCCGTCCCGTGCGGATGGAGCGTCGAGGGCCTCGACGTCCCGGCGCAGGATGCCGTCACCGTCACGGCCCAGGTCTCGATCGCCCTCGACGGCCAGGAGGCGGTCGACGCGTGGCTCAAATCCGCGGCCGCGGCGACCTCCGAAGCCGTCTCCGACTCCGAGGTGTCCGGTGCCGCGTACCCGGTCCAGCGTCTGCGCGACATCCAGGTGACGACGCCCTCGCGCACGGTCGGCGGGACGGCGCTGCCGGTCACGCTGCTGCCCGTGTGGCCGAGCGGAGCCGACCCGGTGAACCCGCTGTTCACGAGCCCGTCGGTGGGAGAGGCGAGCACGATGCTCGACGCGGTCGCCGGCGGCACGAGCGGCGTGCGCTTCAGCGACGGGTGCGCCGGAGCGTTGACCGTCTCGTCGGACGGCCTCGTCGTCACGGCGCTGTCGGTCGCCCCCGATTGCACGGTGCGGGCCCGGGTCGGCAACTTCACCGACCTCGTCAGCCCGCCGTTCGGCATCACGACGCGCTGA